CATTGCAAAGCCGGGAAGCATAACCGCCGTCTCAAGATTCAAGGCCACGCTGGACATGGTCGCTCCGCTTGCCGGCGGCCGACGCACACCTTTTTTTACGGGCTATCGTCCGCAGGTCTTCATCCGTCTAGGTATGTACGCCGGCATCGTGACGCTGCCGTCCGGTGTCGATTCCGTCGAACCGGGTGCCAAAGCCGTCGAGGTCGAGATAGAACTCAACTCTCCGGCGGCTCTCGAAAAAGGGACCGCTTTTGAACTAAAAGAGGGCGGCCGAGTCGTTGGTAAGGGCACTGTCGTAACGTTCGATAAACCGAAATAAAAAATACATCCGCATTTCACGGATGAACTGCGGGAGCTATTACCCGTCGAGCCCCTTCACCCAATCCAGAAAAGAATCCTCATAAACCAGCCAGGCCTCGCCGTCCGATCGGCGAGGTGCCGTTTCGAACGTGCCGTCCTCGCACATCGCCAATAGAGCTCGACGCGAAGGCGGCGGGACGATGATGCGGTGAACGCGTATGAGCCGCTCGATCTCAGACAGGCGGAGCTTCGTACGCGGCGACAAATCCAATAATCGTTGTGTAGTGTTCATGTGCGTTTCGTGTGTGTTCAGTAGGATCCATGGCCGCGAAAAGCGGTCGTGAAATGTCGGTCTGCGGATGGGATACGCAAAATATGCAGAAACGAGAAAATGATGTAAAGACTTTCATAATACTGCATTCTGCGAATTTCAGCATATCAATTTCCGTCCTTTTGTTCTAACCTCGCAATTGTTCGGGCGATATGTAAGCGGCGAATTAAATCTCATTGAATCGGCTTCGCCCATTATCGTCCGAACGTTCTCTAATATACAACAACCAAATGTTTTTATCAAACGAAAAATTTACAAATTTCACTTCCGAGGACCTCGCAAAGGCGCTGGCGATCGTGAATATCTTTGAGACGTCGCGGCCGATCGGCAACTTCACGGCGTGTGTGGTGCTGGGCGACGGAGCCGGCGTTTCATACGGCATCAGCCAGTTCACGCACCGTTCGGGCTCGCTGGCAAAGGTCGTCGAACGATATCTCGCGACCGGTGCCGACGCGGGCAGAACAAAGCTGCGTGCATCGCTGCCGCTGCTCAGAAAAACGTCCGTTGCCGCGATCAGAATGCTTGCCGCGGACGCTGCTTTCAAGAACGCTCTTCGTGCCGCAGGCCGCACGCCCGAGATGCAGCGTGTTCAGATCGAGGCGGCGTTCGATCTATATCTTTCACCCGCCATTGAGGTCTGCCGGCGTTACGGTTTTCGCGAACCGCTGTCGCTCGCGGTCATTTACGATTCGCTGAATCACGGTTCGTGGGAACGCATCGCCGCACGCGTGCGGACCAAACGCAGCAGCGAGCGGCTGTGGATCACAGACTACGTCCGCAAACGCCATCTGTGGCTGACGAACGTCCCGCGGCTCGCGGCGACGAATTACCGCACGCGTTTCTTCCTCGGCGAGATCGAGCGCGGCAATTGGGCGCTTCGCCTGCCGCTTCGGGTTCACGGGTATCGGCTGACAGAACGTAGCCTGCCGAAAATTCACGCGGCCACGCCGCACATCGCCGAAACCGCAGACACACCGATATCCGAAACAGAAGCCGGCATTTTCGACGGCATTCACCAAGCAGCAGAAGAGGTTCGCACGCGTGCGGATTCCGTGAAGTCTTTATGGGCGACGGTCGGCGGAACGGCGTGGCAGGCGGCGTGGGCGGCCGCGTCGGCTCTCCTGGAAATTCCGCGCGAGGTTTGGATCGTCGCGGCGGTGATCGCAGGCGTTCTGGTACTGGCATACATCTACCGGCAGACGCTTTTGGGACGCATCAGGGAGGAAAAATGCAGGACGTAAAGAACATCATTCTCGCTTGGTTCAGCACGGCGACGGGTTTGCTTGCGGCAGCGACGGACCGGCTGACGCTGACCGTAGTTTCGGTCGTCGTGCTGCCTATTCTTTTTTTCGTAATCGGCAAAACGTCGATGTACTGCTGCAGATCTATCTGCACCGACGCAAATGACGTTCCGTGACAAAACAAAGACCGTCGGACGAGTTTCCGGCGTGGCTGGCGGAAACGTCGAACTGGAAATGGCATCGCCGGCACCAAAGGTTTCTTTACCGCCATCTGAAACGCGTAACTTCCGGCCGTTGCCGGCGGTTGATGATCTTTATGCCGCCGCGTCACGGCAAGAGCGAAACGGTGACCATTCGATACACGGCGTGGCGCATTGAGCGCGAGAGGACATTGAAAGTGATACTGGGCTGCTACAACCAAAGGCTCGCGAACCGTTTTTCGCGAAATATCCGCCGCATTGCCGCCGAGCGAATCGGCCTGGCGAGGGACAGCCGTGCGGCAGACGAATGGGAAACGCGCGAGGGCGGCGGCGTCCGTGCCGTAGGTGTCGGGGCGGGCGTTACAGGATTCGGTGCGTCGCTGATAGTTATCGACGACCCGGTGAAAAGCCGTGCTCTGGCCGAAAGCCCCGTCTATCGCGAGAACGTCTGGGATTGGTTCAATGACGATATTTACACTCGGCTCGAACCGAAAGGCACGATCATTCTGATCCAGACACGCTGGCATGAGGACGACCTCGCAGGCCGTCTGCTCAAACGCATGGCAGAGGGCGGCGAGAAATGGGACGTCGTCCGTTTGCCCGCGATCGCGGAAGAGAACGATCCGATGCGGCGCAAGCCCGGCGAGGCTCTGTGGCCCGGGCGTTTCAGCGTTTCCGATCTCGAACGCATACGCGCGCAGCAGGGCAGTCATTCATTCGAATCGCTCTATCAGCAAAATCCGACGCCCCGCGAAGGCGGCATCTTCAAACGACATTGGTTCACGCGTTTTGTCGATAGCCCGCCGAAGCATCTTCGCTGGGTCCGCGGATATGACCTTGCGGTCTCGACAAAAACGTCTGCCGACTACACGGCGAGTTTTCTGTGCGGACTCGACGAACGCACGGGCGAGCTGTACATAGCGGACGGCTTTCGCGGGCAGATCGAATATCCCGCACAGCGGCGTTACGTGCTGAGCAGGCTTGAGGCTGAACCGCACGTCCTTCACTCGATCGAAAGCTCTCTCCACGGCAAGGCTTTGCTGCAGGACCTTCGCAGCGACAGGCGTTCCGCCGGACGGTCGCTGTGCGGTGTCGATGTTGACGCGGACAAACTGACGCGTTCGCTCGGCTGGGCGGCATTGGCAGAGGAAGGCAAGGTCGTGCTGGTTCGCGGCGGCTGGAATGAGGAGTTCATCGACGAGGTTTGTTCCTTCCCGCACGGCCGGCACGACGATCAGGTCGATGCCGTCAGCATGGCTTGGCGAATGATCCGAAAAGGCAGGAAAAAGGGCCTCGTTGCCTTTGACTAAACTTATGAAAAATAACGACATCGAAAAAGCAATAACACGCATTCGCAGCGGTGCCGCGAGATACGCGAAAGCGGAACGCTATTACGAAGGCCGGCACGATCTGGCATTTGCGACAGAGAAATTTCAGAACACCTTCGGCTCGCTGTTTCGCGAATTCGCACTCAATCTGTGCCCCATCGTCTGTGACGCGGTTCGCGACAAACTGCGGATCACGGGCTTTAGTTCCGAGGTCGAAAATGCGGGCACGGCGGTCCGCAGCGTCAACGCGATCTGGCGGCGCAACCGTATGGAGACGCGAGCGGGCGAAGCACATAAAGAAGCGCTTCGCTGCGGCGATGCATACGTCGTCGTCTGGCCGAATGCCCGCGGTGAGGCCGTTATACATCCGAACCGTGCGGCGAACATGGCCGTCTTTTACGACGACGAAACGCCCGGCGTCGTCACGCTCGCGGCAAAACGCTGGCGGGTCGAGACGGGCGGCGAGCGGCTGAATCTTTACTATGCCGATCGCATCGAAAAATACTCTTGCGGGGAAAACGGCGGCGAAAAATTCACACGCGACGCCGTGGTGAAGAATCCTTTTGGCGTCGTGCCGGTCTTTCATTTTGCAAATAACGCGGACATCGGCAGTTCGGGCCGTTCGGAGCTCGATGCCGCGATCCCCGTGCAGGACGGGCTCAACAAATCCGTGCTCGACATGCTCGTCGCGATGGAATTTGCGGCGTATCGCCAGCGTTGGGCCGCAGGGATAGAACTCGATCTGGACCAGGACGGCAAACCGGTCGCGCCGTTTCGTGCGGGCGTCGAACATCTGTGGATCTCGGAAAATCCGGACGCGAAATTCGGCGATTTTGAGGCCGCCAGGCTCGACCAATTCCTGAAAGTAAAGGACAGCTTCCGCGTCGATATGGCGACGGTCACAGGGACGCCGCTGCATTATTTCGTGCAGAATGCGTCGGGTTTCCCGAGCGGCGAATCGCTGCGGCGTGCCGAATCGCGATTCCTCGCAAAGGTGCGTGACCGGCAGGCGGCGTTCGGCGAAGTTTGGGCCGATGTGATGTCGTTCGCACTGCGTATAAAGACGGGCCGCCATGCGCATTTGCGGACACTGTGGGAAGACGCCGCGCCGCCGTCCGAAAAGGAAAGGCTCGGAAATCTATTGTTGAAACGTCAGCTCGGCATACCGCAAACGCGGCTTCTGGCCGAGGCCGGTTACGGTGCCGCTGAGTCTGATAGAAAAAATGAGGAGGAAATATGAAAGACCAAAACACGGACGAAACGCCGTCCGCAGAGAACGAACTTGAAAAGCTGCGTGCGGAAAATGAGGAGCTCAAATTGGCGATGCGCCGAGCCGAGGTTCACCGGCAGGTAACGGGAGAACTGACGGCGGCGGGAGCGCGTTCGCCGGAGCTGCTGTTGAAAGTGATCGGCGATGACGATCTGGAAAACGCGGCAAAGGACGCGGCCGCGTACGTCGCGAAACTGCGTGGGCAATATCCCGAGCAGTTTGCAACGCCGGGCGGCGACATTGGCGGCGGTTCGGGACGAAATTCCACGATGCTCAGCCGCGAACAGCTTGCCGCGATGACTCCGCAGGAGATCGCCGAACTTGATTGGGACGAGGTGCGCGCCTGTTTGAGCGCATAGGAAAGATAAGGAGAAAACGAGAATTATGGCATTGAGTTTTATACCGACAGTATGGGCTTCGCGGCTGCTGACCGCACTTTCGGCATCGCTGGTCTACGGCCAGCGTCTGGTCGCGAACCGCGACTACGAGGGCGAGATACGCTCCGCGGGCAACACCGTAAAGATCGCCTCCGTGGGCGATGTTTCTATCGGCGAATACACCAAGGACGAGGACATCGACGACCCCGAGGTGCTGACCGACGACGAGCAGACGCTCACGATCGATCAGCAGCGTTACTTTAATTTTTATGTGGACAGCATCGACCGCGCACAGCAGAACGTCAACGTGCTGGACGAGGCGATGGGGCGTTCGGCGTGGGCTCTGCGCGATGTGGCGGACCGATTTCTGGCGGGGCTGATGGAACAGGCCGTCCTACCGGGAAACAAGATCGGATCTAACGCCACGCCAATTGTCCCGACAAAGGACGACGCCTACGAATACCTCGTCGATCTCGGCGTCAAACTGGACGAGGCGAACGTGCCGATCGAAGGGCGTTTCGTCGTAGTGCCGGCGTGGTTTCACGGGCTGCTGCTCAAGGACGAGCGTTTTATCCGCACAGGTGCGTCGGGCGACCGGCGTCTGCGGAACGGCGAGGTCGGCGAGGCGGCAGGTTTCTCCATTCTGAAATCGAATAATGTGCCCGCCATCTCCGGTGCGAAGTACAAGATACTCGCCGGCCACTCGATGGCGACAGCCTATGTCGAGCAGATCCTCGACGTGCAGACGTACAAGCCCGAGAAACGTTTCGGCGACGCGGTCAAAGGCCTGCACGTTTACGGTGCAAAGGTCGTGCGGCCCTCGGCGTTGGCGTGTCTGATCGCAAGCAAGAGCTGACAATGACGAAACTTGACGAACTGAAACTGCTGACCGCGTGGGACGTCGAGCCCACGCTTACCGAAGACGAACTCGAAGACCTGCTCGGCTCGGCGTCAAAAGAAGATGCCGCGGGGATTGCTCCCGGCGATGACGATTGGGAGCCAACGTATGATCTGAACCGAGCCGCCGCACGCGTTTGGCTTGTAAAGGCTGCCCGCACGTCCGCGACCGTCGAGGCCGCTTCGGAAGACACCGGAACGGCGACCTCTCGCGTTTTCGAGAACTGCCTCGCGATGGCGCGGTTCTATTCCGCCAAACGCTCCGCTACGGCGTTTACAGGCTGAGAATTCGCCGAAAGCTAACC
This sequence is a window from Acidobacteriota bacterium. Protein-coding genes within it:
- a CDS encoding chitosanase → MFLSNEKFTNFTSEDLAKALAIVNIFETSRPIGNFTACVVLGDGAGVSYGISQFTHRSGSLAKVVERYLATGADAGRTKLRASLPLLRKTSVAAIRMLAADAAFKNALRAAGRTPEMQRVQIEAAFDLYLSPAIEVCRRYGFREPLSLAVIYDSLNHGSWERIAARVRTKRSSERLWITDYVRKRHLWLTNVPRLAATNYRTRFFLGEIERGNWALRLPLRVHGYRLTERSLPKIHAATPHIAETADTPISETEAGIFDGIHQAAEEVRTRADSVKSLWATVGGTAWQAAWAAASALLEIPREVWIVAAVIAGVLVLAYIYRQTLLGRIREEKCRT
- a CDS encoding P22 coat protein - protein 5 domain protein, producing the protein MALSFIPTVWASRLLTALSASLVYGQRLVANRDYEGEIRSAGNTVKIASVGDVSIGEYTKDEDIDDPEVLTDDEQTLTIDQQRYFNFYVDSIDRAQQNVNVLDEAMGRSAWALRDVADRFLAGLMEQAVLPGNKIGSNATPIVPTKDDAYEYLVDLGVKLDEANVPIEGRFVVVPAWFHGLLLKDERFIRTGASGDRRLRNGEVGEAAGFSILKSNNVPAISGAKYKILAGHSMATAYVEQILDVQTYKPEKRFGDAVKGLHVYGAKVVRPSALACLIASKS
- a CDS encoding phage portal protein; protein product: MKNNDIEKAITRIRSGAARYAKAERYYEGRHDLAFATEKFQNTFGSLFREFALNLCPIVCDAVRDKLRITGFSSEVENAGTAVRSVNAIWRRNRMETRAGEAHKEALRCGDAYVVVWPNARGEAVIHPNRAANMAVFYDDETPGVVTLAAKRWRVETGGERLNLYYADRIEKYSCGENGGEKFTRDAVVKNPFGVVPVFHFANNADIGSSGRSELDAAIPVQDGLNKSVLDMLVAMEFAAYRQRWAAGIELDLDQDGKPVAPFRAGVEHLWISENPDAKFGDFEAARLDQFLKVKDSFRVDMATVTGTPLHYFVQNASGFPSGESLRRAESRFLAKVRDRQAAFGEVWADVMSFALRIKTGRHAHLRTLWEDAAPPSEKERLGNLLLKRQLGIPQTRLLAEAGYGAAESDRKNEEEI
- the terL gene encoding phage terminase large subunit, yielding MTKQRPSDEFPAWLAETSNWKWHRRHQRFLYRHLKRVTSGRCRRLMIFMPPRHGKSETVTIRYTAWRIERERTLKVILGCYNQRLANRFSRNIRRIAAERIGLARDSRAADEWETREGGGVRAVGVGAGVTGFGASLIVIDDPVKSRALAESPVYRENVWDWFNDDIYTRLEPKGTIILIQTRWHEDDLAGRLLKRMAEGGEKWDVVRLPAIAEENDPMRRKPGEALWPGRFSVSDLERIRAQQGSHSFESLYQQNPTPREGGIFKRHWFTRFVDSPPKHLRWVRGYDLAVSTKTSADYTASFLCGLDERTGELYIADGFRGQIEYPAQRRYVLSRLEAEPHVLHSIESSLHGKALLQDLRSDRRSAGRSLCGVDVDADKLTRSLGWAALAEEGKVVLVRGGWNEEFIDEVCSFPHGRHDDQVDAVSMAWRMIRKGRKKGLVAFD